A region of Vanessa tameamea isolate UH-Manoa-2023 chromosome 21, ilVanTame1 primary haplotype, whole genome shotgun sequence DNA encodes the following proteins:
- the LOC113404584 gene encoding sn-1-specific diacylglycerol lipase ABHD11-like has protein sequence MTNMLFNLILTKNISKICTSTLWRLYPLITRSATTTSNAETVDLAYSSYEYTDNTSAMPPLVILHGLLGSKNNWNSMSKAIHKKTGRKVISIDARNHGDSKHSPQHTYPHMAHDVMKLLKKLEISKVSVMGHSMGGRTAMVLSLLCSDLVSSLIVVDISPVKTSPQIFSMINLFDAMVAVSIRSGIAMSKARKLADDQLKAIIPDVNLRNFLITNLVQTNNGSYTWRVNIPSLKDNFQQNIATFPASLKGLQYAGPTLFIGGSLSDYIGKNDLPEIQEYFPLADLTFIEGAGHWVHSQKPEKFLEIVCKFLSEK, from the exons ATGACAAACATGTTATTTAACttgattttaacaaaaaatatttctaaaatatgcaCAAGTACATTATGGCGTTTATATCCCCTAATTACAAGAAGCGCAACAACCACCAGCAATGCCGAAACAGTGGACTTGGCTTATTCATCTTACGAATATACTGATAATACTTCAGCGATGCCTCCGCTAGTTATATTACATGGACTTTTGGGGTCGAAAAATAACTGGAACAGTATGAGCAAAGCCATTCATAAGAAGACTGGTAGAAAGGTCATTAGTATTGATGCTAGAAACCACGGCGACAGTAAACATTCACCTCAACACACTTACCCTCATATGGCGCATGACGTAATGAAGCTGCTCAAAAAGCTGGAAATATCAAAAGTCTCCGTAATGGGACACAGTATGGGCGGGCGCACTGCCATGGTGTTGTCACTACTCTGT tCTGATTTGGTATCGAGCCTGATTGTTGTAGATATATCTCCTGTTAAGACAAGCCCACAGatattttcaatgataaatCTGTTTGATGCCATGGTCGCTGTGTCTATTAGATCAGGGATTGCCATGTCCAAGGCAAGGAAGCTTGCTGATGACCAACTGAAAGCAATAATCCCAGATGTCAATCTACGAAACTTTTTAATCACAAACTTAGTACAAACTAACAATGGCTCCTACACTTGGAGAGTTAATATACCTTCTTTGAAAGACAATTTTCAGCAAAACATTGCAACCTTTCCAGCCAGTTTAAAAGGTTTGCAATATGCCGGCCCTACTCTCTTTATTGGAGGATCTCTATCTGATTATATTgg taaaaatGACCTGCCAGAGATTCAGGAGTACTTTCCACTAGCAGACCTCACTTTCATTGAAGGTGCCGGACATTGGGTACACAGTCAAAAACCTGAGAAATTCCTTGAAATTGTGTGTAAATTCCtttcagaaaaataa
- the LOC113404633 gene encoding mediator of RNA polymerase II transcription subunit 31-A isoform X1, whose product MMAGKVMETEEQNRIRFQVELEFVQCLANPNYIHFLAQRGYLKEQPFINYLKYLQYWREPEYARYLKYPMCLHFLELLQHEAFRRECVSAQVCKFMDDQAILLWQHYTRRRTRTLQPPDAPAPPAPPAPPQQGQPRQQS is encoded by the exons ATGATGGCTGGAAAAG tCATGGAAACTGAGGAACAAAACAGAATCAGATTTCAAGTGGAACTTGAATTTGTGCAGTGCTTAGCCAATCctaattatattcatt TTTTAGCACAACGTGGCTATCTGAAGGAGCAGCCATTCATCAACTATCTGAAGTACCTTCAGTATTGGCGTGAACCAGAATATGCTCGTTATCTGAAATACCCTATGTGTTTGCACTTCCTAGAATTACTACAACATGAAGCATTCAGGAGAGAATGTGTCTCCGCTCAG gTTTGCAAATTTATGGATGACCAAGCTATTTTGTTATGGCAACATTACACGCGACGGCGTACGCGTACCCTACAACCGCCGGATGCGCCTGCGCCCCCCGCACCCCCTGCGCCGCCACAACAAGGACAACCAAGGCAACAATCATAA
- the LOC113404633 gene encoding mediator of RNA polymerase II transcription subunit 31-A isoform X2: METEEQNRIRFQVELEFVQCLANPNYIHFLAQRGYLKEQPFINYLKYLQYWREPEYARYLKYPMCLHFLELLQHEAFRRECVSAQVCKFMDDQAILLWQHYTRRRTRTLQPPDAPAPPAPPAPPQQGQPRQQS, encoded by the exons ATGGAAACTGAGGAACAAAACAGAATCAGATTTCAAGTGGAACTTGAATTTGTGCAGTGCTTAGCCAATCctaattatattcatt TTTTAGCACAACGTGGCTATCTGAAGGAGCAGCCATTCATCAACTATCTGAAGTACCTTCAGTATTGGCGTGAACCAGAATATGCTCGTTATCTGAAATACCCTATGTGTTTGCACTTCCTAGAATTACTACAACATGAAGCATTCAGGAGAGAATGTGTCTCCGCTCAG gTTTGCAAATTTATGGATGACCAAGCTATTTTGTTATGGCAACATTACACGCGACGGCGTACGCGTACCCTACAACCGCCGGATGCGCCTGCGCCCCCCGCACCCCCTGCGCCGCCACAACAAGGACAACCAAGGCAACAATCATAA
- the LOC113404632 gene encoding pickpocket protein 28-like, with product MSPMIVSINPENMPLHKLPFPALTICNVNQAKKSVAERYKKFGDSIDIKLLESLCSDQTDADIFEDNIAGNADWDHTRSFLINVTQPCNEMLSLCIWNSASMNCQDLFNAQLTDEGLCCTFNVVHRENMFRNPRDLNDMNITFPLPSVDWTPESGFPDNAPADGFPWRAKGIGTDHGLTLVLDANVAEYYCASTKSPGFKILLHNPTETPNIAKLGEVYGPGIEARVAIQPRILDAQPTLKFIDVNKRLCLFSSEKKLVFYRTYTLRNCEMECEARIMLDVCKCVLYYMPKNKTTRVCGKADAKCYGNMKKYVPRGRERACEECLPACTEISYFERPSSAMLSKFLVGHYIQSITLAQNKTAEYFTENMLVIHFYFEDNSFMRFTKGEIFGLTEFLSNTGGLLGLCMGFSMMSAVELLYYITLRVLCVARQSKSIQPFNK from the exons cGATTCGATCGACATAAAGCTGCTAGAAAGTCTGTGTTCAGATCAGACGGATGctgatatttttgaagataataTTGCTGGAAACGCCGACTGGGACCATACACGCTCTTTTCTTATCAAT gTAACCCAACCGTGCAACGAGATGCTATCATTATGTATTTGGAATTCAGCGAGTATGAATTGTCAAGACCTGTTCAATGCCCAGCTCACTGATGAAGGTCTTTGCTGCACATTTAACGTGGTCCATCGGGAAAATATGTTCCGGAATCC TAGAGACCTAAATGACATGAACATAACATTTCCGTTACCGTCTGTGGATTGGACTCCTGAAAGTGGATTCCCAGACAATGCACCGGCTGACGGATTTCCTTGGAGGGCAAAGG GAATCGGAACTGATCATGGTTTAACATTAGTGTTAGATGCTAATGTTGCTGAATACTATTGTGCGTCTACCAAAAGCCCCGGTTTTAag ATACTTCTACATAACCCGACAGAAACGCCGAATATAGCAAAACTAGGGGAGGTTTATGGGCCCGGGATTGAGGCTCGTGTGGCAATACAACCTAGGATTCTAGACGCGCAACCGACTTTGAAATTCATTGATGTTAATAAAAGACTTTGTCTCTTCTCCAGTGAAAAGAAACTAGTCTTCTACAG AACTTACACACTGAGGAACTGCGAAATGGAATGTGAAGCTCGTATTATGTTGGATGTTTGCAAATGTGTGCTTTACTACATGCCGA aaaataaGACAACTCGTGTATGTGGCAAAGCAGACGCTAAATGTTACGGCAATATGAAGAAATATGTTCCTCGTG GGCGCGAGAGAGCTTGCGAGGAATGTCTTCCAGCTTGCACAGAGATCTCTTACTTCGAGAGACCGAGCAGCGCGATGCTAAGCAAATTTCTCGTAGGCCACTACATCCAGAGCATTACCCTAGCGCAAAACAAAACCGCAGAATATTTTAC tGAAAACATGTTAGTAATTCATTTTTACTTTGAAGATAATTCATTCATGAGATTCACAAAAGGAGAAATATTCGGACTCACGGAATTTTTAT cGAACACTGGTGGACTTCTTGGTCTCTGCATGGGCTTCAGTATGATGAGTGCAGTGGAACTCTTATACTACATCACATTACGAGTCTTATGTGTTGCGAGACAAAGTAAATCTATACaaccatttaataaataa